Proteins from a single region of Gemmatimonadaceae bacterium:
- the tssA gene encoding type VI secretion system protein TssA, with amino-acid sequence MTTPEVRLAALSAGLAADPRASGTREFADLAALLAPISETAPAGEWLRYDPAFDALREARREEDPTTPQGIWARDLKRAEWTTVHALASDLLAHRSKDIQIAAWLLEAWVKLYGFAGMRTGLALIASMCETYWPDLHPLPDEDDHSARIATVEWINERMPARILDVPLTQPSDPDSRAWSWGDRVEALRRENVAKRAGKQAKPAAGGDAWLTVAKFASSVGGTPRAVLARHRDDLGAAIENARALEAQLDRRCGANAPSLTRLIELMSEIRRFVAGVVDERGADASSAAVASSAPSSPSPSSAAATAGESQDSALLTAVMTQTTNPPAAAAAPLGATADHAATRTEAYRKLAEAADTLMRIEPHSPTPYLVRRAIAWGGMSLAELMKHFIDSGYDLKSLYSMLGMNE; translated from the coding sequence ATGACCACGCCCGAGGTGCGCCTGGCGGCCTTGAGCGCGGGACTCGCGGCGGACCCGCGTGCGTCGGGTACGCGCGAGTTTGCCGACCTCGCCGCGTTGCTCGCGCCGATCAGCGAGACGGCGCCCGCGGGCGAATGGCTTCGCTACGACCCGGCGTTCGATGCGCTGCGTGAAGCGCGGCGCGAAGAAGATCCGACGACGCCGCAGGGCATCTGGGCGCGCGATCTCAAGCGCGCGGAATGGACGACGGTGCATGCGCTGGCGAGCGATCTCCTGGCGCATCGCAGCAAGGACATTCAGATCGCGGCGTGGCTGCTCGAGGCATGGGTGAAGCTGTATGGTTTCGCCGGCATGCGTACCGGGCTCGCGTTGATCGCATCGATGTGCGAGACGTACTGGCCCGATCTGCATCCGTTGCCGGACGAGGACGATCATTCGGCGCGCATCGCGACGGTCGAATGGATCAACGAACGCATGCCGGCGCGCATTCTCGACGTGCCGCTCACGCAGCCGAGCGATCCCGATTCGCGCGCGTGGTCGTGGGGCGATCGCGTCGAGGCGCTTCGTCGCGAGAACGTCGCGAAGCGTGCGGGCAAGCAGGCGAAGCCCGCGGCGGGCGGCGATGCCTGGCTGACCGTCGCGAAGTTCGCGAGCAGCGTCGGCGGCACGCCGCGCGCCGTGCTCGCGCGCCATCGCGACGATCTCGGCGCGGCGATCGAGAACGCGCGTGCGCTCGAAGCGCAGCTCGACCGCCGTTGCGGAGCCAATGCGCCGAGTCTCACTCGGCTGATCGAGCTGATGTCGGAGATTCGCCGGTTCGTCGCCGGCGTCGTCGATGAACGCGGCGCGGATGCGTCGAGCGCCGCGGTCGCGTCGTCCGCGCCGTCCTCACCGTCGCCGTCGTCGGCGGCGGCCACCGCGGGCGAGTCGCAGGACTCGGCCCTCCTCACTGCCGTCATGACTCAAACCACGAATCCGCCCGCGGCGGCGGCGGCGCCGTTGGGCGCGACCGCCGACCACGCGGCCACGCGCACCGAGGCCTATCGCAAGCTCGCCGAGGCGGCCGACACGCTCATGCGGATCGAGCCGCACAGTCCGACGCCGTATCTGGTGCGGCGGGCGATCGCGTGGGGCGGGATGAGCCTGGCCGAGCTGATGAAGCATTTCATCGATAGCGGATACGATTTAAAGTCCTTATATTCAATGTTGGGAATGAACGAATGA
- the tssB gene encoding type VI secretion system contractile sheath small subunit, producing the protein MPESTQHKLDRVRPPRVQITYDVEIGGAMQKRELPLVVGIMAELSGKPSEAPAALKTRGFVNIDRDNFNDVMTSIQPRLAFQVDNKIANDDSKLNVELNFRTIDDFEPVSIIQQVAALRKLFEARQKLSDLLTKLDGNDELDRLLQEIVSNTEGLTELKALGAGAPADQPAS; encoded by the coding sequence ATGCCGGAAAGCACACAGCACAAACTCGACCGAGTGCGGCCGCCTCGGGTTCAGATCACCTACGACGTCGAGATCGGCGGCGCGATGCAGAAGCGCGAGCTGCCGCTCGTCGTCGGCATCATGGCCGAGCTCTCGGGCAAGCCGTCCGAAGCGCCGGCGGCGCTCAAGACGCGCGGCTTCGTCAACATCGACCGCGACAACTTCAACGACGTCATGACGTCGATTCAGCCGCGCCTCGCGTTCCAGGTCGACAACAAGATCGCGAACGACGACAGCAAGCTGAATGTCGAGTTGAACTTCCGCACGATCGACGATTTCGAGCCGGTCTCGATCATCCAGCAGGTCGCCGCCCTGCGCAAGCTGTTCGAAGCGCGGCAGAAGTTGTCCGATCTCCTCACGAAGCTCGACGGCAACGACGAGCTCGATCGACTCCTCCAGGAGATCGTGTCGAACACCGAAGGGTTGACGGAACTGAAGGCCCTGGGCGCCGGCGCCCCGGCCGATCAACCCGCGAGCTGA
- the tssC gene encoding type VI secretion system contractile sheath large subunit: MAQAQTATSANSTFAPEPGSLLARIIDEGRMARDPVQTTYARDLIAEFAAQVLDEGMAVSRDTAAMINARIAQIDVLISAQLNQVMHATDFQKLEASWRGLHFLVMNSETGTRLKLRLLNASRDELQKDLEKAVEFDQSVLFKKIYEEEYGTFGGHPFSVLVGDFEFGRHPQDMAFLEKLSNVAAAAHAPFIAAASPKLFDMDSFTELGVPRDLAKSFESAELIKWRAFRDSEDSRYVALALPHILMRLPYGPNTKPTEGVNFVEDVDGTDHSKYLWGNAGYALAQRITNAFAQHSWCAAIRGVEGGGLVEGLPTHTFQTDQGDIALKCPTEIAITDRREKELNDLGFISLCHCKGTDVAAFFGGATANKPKLYNTNQANANSRISAMLPYVLAASRFAHYLKVIMRDKIGSFMTRGNVEQLLNNWIAEYVLLNDDAPQAVKANYPLREARVDVTEIPGKPGAYNATVFLKPHFQLEELSASIRLVAELPPPAA, translated from the coding sequence ATGGCACAAGCACAAACCGCGACGTCGGCGAATTCGACGTTCGCTCCCGAGCCGGGCAGTCTCCTGGCGCGCATCATCGACGAAGGCCGCATGGCGCGCGATCCCGTGCAGACGACGTACGCGCGCGACCTGATCGCCGAGTTCGCGGCGCAGGTGCTGGATGAAGGGATGGCGGTCAGCCGCGACACCGCGGCGATGATCAACGCCCGCATTGCGCAGATCGATGTGCTGATCAGCGCGCAGCTCAACCAGGTCATGCACGCGACCGACTTCCAGAAGCTGGAAGCGTCGTGGCGCGGCCTGCACTTCCTCGTCATGAATTCCGAGACGGGCACGCGCCTCAAGCTGCGCCTGCTCAACGCCTCGCGCGACGAGCTCCAGAAGGATCTCGAGAAGGCGGTCGAGTTCGACCAGAGCGTGTTGTTCAAGAAGATCTACGAAGAGGAATACGGCACGTTCGGCGGTCATCCGTTCAGCGTGCTGGTCGGCGACTTCGAGTTCGGCCGCCATCCGCAGGACATGGCGTTCCTCGAGAAGTTGTCCAACGTCGCGGCGGCGGCGCATGCGCCGTTCATCGCGGCGGCGAGCCCCAAGCTCTTCGACATGGACAGCTTCACCGAGCTCGGCGTTCCGCGCGATCTCGCGAAGTCGTTCGAGTCGGCGGAGCTGATCAAGTGGCGTGCCTTCCGTGACTCGGAAGATTCGCGCTACGTGGCGCTCGCGCTGCCGCACATTCTCATGCGCTTGCCGTACGGCCCGAACACCAAGCCGACCGAAGGCGTGAACTTCGTCGAGGACGTCGACGGCACGGATCACTCGAAGTATCTGTGGGGCAACGCGGGATATGCGCTCGCGCAGCGCATCACGAACGCGTTCGCGCAGCACAGCTGGTGCGCGGCGATTCGCGGCGTCGAAGGCGGCGGTCTGGTCGAAGGCCTCCCGACGCACACGTTCCAGACGGACCAGGGCGACATCGCGCTCAAGTGCCCGACGGAAATCGCGATCACCGACCGCCGCGAGAAGGAGCTCAACGATCTTGGCTTCATCTCGCTGTGCCACTGCAAGGGCACCGACGTCGCCGCGTTCTTCGGCGGCGCCACGGCGAACAAGCCGAAGCTGTACAACACGAACCAGGCGAACGCGAACTCGCGCATCTCGGCCATGCTGCCGTACGTGCTCGCCGCGTCGCGCTTCGCGCATTACCTCAAGGTCATCATGCGCGACAAGATCGGCAGCTTCATGACTCGCGGGAACGTGGAGCAGCTGCTCAACAACTGGATCGCGGAATACGTGCTGCTGAACGACGACGCTCCGCAGGCGGTCAAGGCGAACTATCCGCTGCGCGAAGCGCGCGTCGACGTCACGGAGATTCCGGGCAAGCCGGGCGCGTACAACGCCACGGTCTTCCTCAAGCCGCACTTCCAGCTCGAGGAGCTCTCGGCATCCATCCGCCTCGTCGCCGAGCTGCCGCCGCCGGCGGCGTGA
- a CDS encoding Hcp family type VI secretion system effector, producing MSEQILMKIGDGTTVPGESKTKDHLNEIELLSFSHNVAMPMTGDPSNTKRTSGTAMVGEFVITKLLDKATPVLNQKCCQGQDCGEVTVTVYQNDQGTVIPLMVYTMTNTLVSSVSIGGSAGGGMPTETVTLNFTKLKWDYKAQKSEGAQEGTASAVWDLAANAAE from the coding sequence ATGTCTGAACAAATTCTGATGAAAATCGGCGACGGCACCACCGTGCCGGGCGAAAGCAAGACCAAGGATCACCTGAACGAGATCGAGCTGCTCTCGTTCAGCCACAACGTCGCCATGCCGATGACGGGCGATCCCAGCAACACCAAGCGCACGTCGGGCACGGCGATGGTCGGCGAATTCGTCATCACCAAACTGCTCGACAAGGCCACCCCGGTGCTCAACCAGAAGTGCTGTCAGGGCCAGGACTGCGGCGAAGTGACGGTGACCGTGTACCAGAATGACCAGGGCACGGTGATTCCGCTCATGGTGTACACCATGACGAACACGCTCGTCTCGAGCGTCTCGATCGGCGGCTCGGCCGGCGGCGGCATGCCGACGGAAACCGTCACGCTCAACTTCACGAAGCTCAAGTGGGACTACAAAGCCCAGAAGTCCGAGGGCGCGCAGGAAGGCACGGCGTCGGCCGTGTGGGATCTCGCCGCCAACGCCGCGGAGTGA
- the tssE gene encoding type VI secretion system baseplate subunit TssE → MSSVPTSRATRAPLFDRLMDADADGRTDVAHVISGAELRASLARELASLLNTRIDPAIDAIDPRERTVLEYGLPDFTALAAQSNGDTTRLALAAQRAILAFEPRLGRPRVDVIVERTKRDSVAFLVSGMLVVNGVAEPVTFPVELGASGENGDAG, encoded by the coding sequence ATGTCGTCCGTCCCCACGTCGCGCGCCACGCGAGCACCGCTGTTCGATCGGCTCATGGACGCCGACGCGGACGGACGGACGGATGTCGCACACGTCATTTCAGGGGCCGAGCTTCGCGCGTCACTGGCGCGCGAGCTCGCGTCTCTGCTCAACACCCGGATCGATCCGGCGATCGACGCGATCGATCCACGCGAACGGACGGTATTGGAGTACGGACTGCCTGACTTCACGGCGCTGGCCGCGCAGAGCAACGGCGACACCACGCGCCTCGCGCTCGCCGCACAGCGGGCCATCCTGGCCTTCGAGCCGCGCCTCGGGCGGCCCCGCGTCGACGTCATCGTCGAGCGGACGAAGCGAGACAGTGTTGCGTTCCTGGTGAGTGGCATGCTCGTCGTCAACGGCGTGGCCGAGCCGGTGACGTTCCCCGTCGAGCTCGGGGCATCGGGAGAGAACGGCGATGCCGGCTGA
- the tssF gene encoding type VI secretion system baseplate subunit TssF — protein sequence MPADANAELLQYYREELSYLRRMGTAFAHRFPAVAARLELGPDVVPDPHVERLIESFAFLTARIRRNLDASLPEITTALLELLYPNFVAPLPSMSIARFEVDPDQGKLTSGYLLPKHTPVIAESTDGGPAPRAVRFRTGYATALWPVEVESAAFEVPDQFAFLDRATDVASVLRLRLRCTAGAFRDLELRDLRFYINGDTRVVSTLYELIFAHARGVAFVSDGTVVRRPASALKPVGFNVGEELLPVSAHAHPGYCLLQEYFAFPAKFNFVDVTDIDPTIAGERLDILVLLDRPPAERTPIDADSFVLGCAPIVNLFMKSAEPVRIDQLRPEYRVVADQRRERSTEIHSILRVASQADGATEAVRFQPFFSFQHHAGAQAPRAFWHARREASARPDLPGSEMMIALVDLDFNPTHPGTQSVYVSALCTNRHLAEQLPTGAKLQIELAAPVSRITALHKPTPQRDVPLGGASHWKLVSHLTLNHLSLEGPDGIHALRELLRLYAGDDALALRQIGGLRAIQTNRIMRRVGRDAWRGFCRGLSISATLDEQEFLSTSPYLFAAVLNRFLGTYAAVNSFVQLRVLSVQREGVWKEWPPSAGEQIVA from the coding sequence ATGCCGGCTGACGCCAACGCCGAGCTGCTGCAGTACTACCGCGAGGAGCTGAGCTATCTCCGGCGGATGGGAACGGCGTTCGCGCACCGCTTCCCCGCCGTCGCCGCACGGCTGGAGCTGGGCCCGGACGTCGTGCCCGATCCGCACGTCGAGCGGCTCATCGAATCCTTCGCGTTCCTCACGGCGCGCATCCGCCGGAATCTCGATGCCTCGCTGCCCGAGATCACGACCGCGCTGTTAGAGTTGTTGTATCCGAATTTCGTCGCGCCGCTGCCGTCGATGTCCATCGCGCGCTTCGAGGTGGATCCCGACCAGGGCAAGCTGACGTCGGGCTACCTTCTGCCGAAGCACACGCCGGTCATCGCCGAGAGCACCGACGGCGGACCCGCGCCGCGCGCCGTGCGCTTTCGCACCGGCTACGCGACGGCGCTCTGGCCCGTCGAAGTCGAGAGCGCCGCGTTCGAGGTTCCTGACCAATTCGCGTTTCTCGACCGCGCGACCGACGTCGCCAGCGTGCTGCGCCTGCGGCTGCGCTGCACCGCCGGCGCGTTCCGCGATCTGGAGCTGCGCGATCTCCGCTTCTACATCAACGGCGATACCCGCGTCGTCAGCACGCTCTACGAGCTGATCTTCGCGCACGCGCGCGGCGTCGCCTTCGTGAGCGACGGGACTGTCGTGCGGCGGCCGGCAAGTGCGCTCAAGCCCGTCGGCTTCAACGTCGGCGAAGAACTGCTGCCCGTGTCGGCGCACGCGCATCCGGGATACTGCCTGCTGCAGGAGTATTTCGCCTTCCCCGCGAAGTTCAACTTCGTGGACGTCACCGACATCGATCCGACGATCGCCGGCGAGCGCCTCGACATTCTCGTGCTGCTCGATCGACCGCCCGCCGAGCGGACGCCGATCGACGCCGACAGTTTCGTGCTCGGCTGCGCGCCGATCGTGAATCTCTTCATGAAGTCGGCCGAACCGGTGCGCATCGACCAGCTGCGGCCGGAATACCGCGTCGTCGCCGACCAGCGGCGCGAGCGCTCGACCGAGATTCACTCCATCCTCCGTGTCGCGTCGCAGGCGGACGGCGCCACCGAAGCGGTGCGCTTTCAGCCGTTCTTCTCGTTCCAGCATCACGCCGGCGCGCAGGCGCCGCGAGCCTTCTGGCACGCGCGGCGTGAAGCGAGCGCGCGCCCCGATCTTCCGGGCTCGGAGATGATGATCGCGCTCGTCGATCTCGACTTCAATCCCACGCATCCGGGCACGCAGTCGGTGTACGTGAGCGCGTTGTGCACCAATCGTCATCTTGCCGAACAATTGCCGACGGGCGCGAAGCTGCAGATCGAGCTCGCGGCGCCGGTCTCGCGCATCACCGCGCTCCACAAGCCCACGCCGCAGCGCGACGTACCGCTCGGCGGCGCGAGTCACTGGAAGCTCGTGTCGCACCTGACGCTGAACCATCTGTCGCTCGAAGGACCGGATGGCATTCACGCGCTGCGCGAGCTGTTGCGGCTGTATGCCGGCGACGATGCGCTCGCGCTGCGCCAGATCGGCGGGCTGCGCGCGATTCAGACCAATCGCATCATGCGCCGCGTCGGGCGCGACGCGTGGCGCGGCTTCTGTCGCGGTTTGTCGATCAGCGCGACGCTCGACGAGCAGGAGTTCCTGAGCACCAGCCCGTATCTCTTCGCCGCCGTGTTGAATCGGTTCCTCGGCACGTACGCCGCGGTCAATTCGTTCGTCCAGTTGCGCGTGCTGAGCGTGCAGCGTGAAGGAGTCTGGAAGGAATGGCCGCCGAGCGCGGGCGAACAGATCGTAGCGTAA
- the tssG gene encoding type VI secretion system baseplate subunit TssG: MAAERGRTDRSVIERLESEPYRFDFYQAVSLLERMRPEAPSVAEGVDAAREAVRFSSAAGLGFPASEIANVEPPERTASPWRMRVAFLGLGGVQGPLPVAFTERLLSRKSRGIALREFLDIFQHRLVSLMYRVRRRHRIGLDGRPPEGSAVAPMLASIAGLGTPRLQRRLAVDDRALLRYATLLAQRPRSAIGLERMLSSYFGVPVRVRQFVGRWRDIEESDLTRIGFTGQCQILGESAVLGRRVWDQQSTVVLVVGPLAYDRYRDFLPSDAGTALKPLKQLARLYLGPEIDVHVELVLRARETPGMMFDDGDRPMLGWTTFLATSRPRTQNPNVGITREAK; this comes from the coding sequence ATGGCCGCCGAGCGCGGGCGAACAGATCGTAGCGTAATCGAGCGGCTCGAGTCCGAGCCGTATCGATTCGACTTCTATCAGGCCGTGTCGCTCCTCGAGCGCATGCGGCCCGAAGCGCCGTCGGTGGCCGAAGGGGTCGACGCCGCTCGCGAAGCCGTGCGCTTTTCATCGGCGGCGGGCCTGGGCTTTCCGGCGAGCGAGATCGCGAACGTCGAGCCGCCTGAGCGCACCGCGTCGCCGTGGCGCATGCGCGTGGCGTTTCTCGGATTGGGCGGCGTGCAGGGACCGCTGCCGGTCGCGTTCACGGAGCGACTGCTCAGCCGCAAGTCGCGCGGCATCGCGCTGCGCGAGTTCCTCGACATCTTCCAGCATCGTCTCGTGTCGCTGATGTATCGCGTGCGGCGGCGGCATCGCATCGGCCTCGATGGCCGGCCGCCCGAGGGGAGCGCTGTCGCGCCGATGCTCGCGTCGATCGCGGGACTCGGCACCCCGCGGCTCCAGCGCCGGCTCGCGGTGGACGATCGCGCGCTGCTCCGCTACGCGACGCTCCTCGCGCAGCGCCCGCGCTCGGCGATCGGACTCGAGCGAATGCTCTCCAGCTACTTCGGCGTGCCCGTGCGCGTACGGCAGTTCGTCGGCCGGTGGCGAGACATCGAAGAGAGCGATCTCACGCGCATCGGGTTCACGGGACAATGCCAGATCCTGGGCGAGAGCGCCGTGCTCGGCCGGCGGGTGTGGGATCAGCAAAGCACGGTCGTGCTGGTCGTTGGTCCGCTCGCTTACGATCGATATCGCGATTTCCTGCCCTCTGACGCCGGCACCGCCCTCAAGCCGCTCAAGCAGCTGGCGCGGTTGTATCTGGGACCGGAGATCGACGTGCACGTGGAGCTCGTGCTGCGCGCGCGCGAAACGCCGGGCATGATGTTCGACGACGGCGATCGGCCGATGCTGGGCTGGACGACATTCCTCGCGACGAGCCGCCCGCGCACGCAGAATCCCAACGTGGGCATCACTCGCGAGGCGAAGTGA
- the tssH gene encoding type VI secretion system ATPase TssH — protein MSNDLSTLVSKLNVTCRRALESAASLCVNQTHYNVEIEHLLMKLLEDDGSDLLAILRHFELDPGAVEGELTTAMERFKRGNGRTPALSPHLTRLIEGAWLQSSLTLDEGVIRSGALMLAFSTDDSLRALILGSSVTLLRVPSEALRTQIKTIIAGTKENGARRRASDGGPGAAPPRERRGGGKTPNLDQYTVDLTALARDGAIDPAIGRDAEIRQVVDILLRRRQNNPILTGEAGVGKTAVVEGFADRVAKGDVPPMLRSASVRTLDLGLLQAGAGVKGEFEHRLKSVIDEVKASPSPIILFIDEAHTIIGAGGQAGQGDAANLLKPALARGELRTIAATTWAEYKKYIEKDPALARRFQVVKVEEPSEESAVAMLRSVAAKLERHHGVRIMDEAVRDAVTLSHRYLADRRLPDKAISVLDTACARVAIAQSGTPPAVEAARRAVDELAVELRIARRDQLTDHGAHVRVDELARELGTARVQLAELEERWKDESTAVSEIRSVHEQLDALLASDTTDEQERERLNHVLTRLERGLDAIQADFPMIPTSVDSEVVASVISGWTGIPVGKMMTDEIHTILTLRERLAERVVGQPAALDTIAKRIRTYRAGLDDPGKPVGVFLLVGPSGVGKTETAVTLAEVLFGGERNLITVNMSEFQEPHTVSSLKGAPPGYVGYGTGGVLTEAVRRRPYSVVLLDEVEKAHPDVLELFYQVFDKGIMEDGEGVAVDFKNTIILLTSNVGADSIIRACHSSVARPTAESLAALIRPELIARFKPALLGRMVIVPYLPLRDAEIREIVKIKLSKIERRVREQHGAAFTFTPQVVELITQRCTEVDTGARNVDHIVTHTMLPELSARMLDLVARGDRLGAAHLAVDASSAFVYDLMSADGLDTGEPRMPPLLPSPPPHRPTAIEPR, from the coding sequence GTGAGCAACGATCTCTCGACGCTCGTCTCGAAGCTCAACGTGACGTGCCGCCGCGCGCTCGAGAGCGCCGCGTCGCTGTGCGTGAACCAGACGCACTACAACGTCGAGATTGAGCATTTGCTCATGAAGTTGCTCGAGGACGACGGCAGCGATCTGCTCGCCATCCTGCGGCACTTCGAGCTCGATCCCGGCGCCGTCGAAGGAGAGCTGACCACGGCGATGGAGCGCTTCAAACGCGGCAACGGCCGAACGCCGGCGTTGTCGCCGCATCTGACGCGGCTCATCGAAGGGGCGTGGCTGCAGTCGTCGCTCACCCTCGACGAAGGCGTGATCCGTTCGGGCGCCCTGATGCTCGCCTTTTCGACCGACGATTCGCTGCGCGCGCTCATCCTCGGCTCGTCGGTGACGCTGCTGCGCGTCCCCAGCGAAGCGCTGCGGACGCAAATCAAGACGATCATCGCGGGCACGAAGGAGAATGGCGCGCGACGCCGTGCCAGCGATGGCGGCCCCGGCGCAGCGCCGCCGCGCGAACGGCGGGGCGGCGGCAAGACACCCAATCTCGATCAGTACACCGTCGATCTCACCGCACTCGCGCGCGACGGCGCGATCGACCCCGCGATCGGCCGCGACGCCGAGATTCGCCAGGTCGTCGACATTCTCCTGCGCCGGCGCCAGAACAACCCGATTCTCACGGGCGAAGCCGGTGTCGGCAAGACCGCGGTCGTCGAAGGGTTTGCGGATCGCGTCGCCAAGGGCGACGTGCCGCCGATGTTGCGCAGCGCGTCGGTGCGCACGCTCGATCTCGGGTTGCTCCAGGCCGGCGCCGGGGTGAAGGGCGAGTTCGAGCATCGTCTCAAGAGCGTGATCGACGAAGTGAAAGCATCGCCGTCGCCGATCATCCTGTTCATCGACGAAGCGCACACCATCATCGGCGCGGGTGGACAAGCGGGTCAGGGCGACGCGGCGAATCTGCTCAAGCCCGCGCTCGCGCGCGGCGAGCTCCGCACCATCGCCGCGACAACGTGGGCCGAGTACAAGAAGTACATCGAGAAGGATCCGGCGCTCGCGCGACGCTTTCAGGTCGTGAAGGTCGAGGAGCCAAGCGAAGAGTCGGCCGTCGCGATGCTGCGCAGCGTGGCCGCGAAGCTCGAGCGGCATCACGGTGTGCGCATCATGGACGAAGCGGTGCGCGACGCGGTGACGCTCTCGCACCGCTATCTCGCGGACCGCCGGCTGCCCGACAAGGCGATCAGCGTGCTGGACACGGCATGCGCGCGCGTGGCGATCGCGCAGAGCGGCACTCCACCCGCCGTCGAGGCCGCGCGCCGCGCCGTCGACGAACTGGCCGTCGAGCTGCGGATTGCGCGGCGCGACCAACTGACCGATCACGGCGCGCACGTTCGCGTCGACGAACTGGCGCGCGAGCTCGGCACGGCCCGCGTGCAACTCGCCGAGCTCGAGGAGCGGTGGAAGGACGAGAGCACCGCCGTGTCCGAGATTCGCTCCGTGCACGAGCAGCTCGACGCGCTGCTGGCCAGCGATACGACGGACGAGCAGGAGCGCGAGCGGCTGAATCACGTGCTCACGCGTCTCGAGCGCGGACTCGACGCCATTCAGGCGGACTTCCCCATGATTCCGACGAGCGTCGACTCGGAAGTCGTGGCATCGGTGATCTCGGGGTGGACGGGCATTCCCGTCGGCAAGATGATGACGGACGAGATTCACACGATTCTCACCCTGCGCGAACGGCTCGCCGAACGCGTCGTGGGACAACCCGCGGCACTCGACACGATCGCCAAGCGCATTCGTACGTATCGGGCGGGGCTCGACGATCCGGGCAAGCCCGTCGGCGTGTTCCTGCTCGTCGGCCCGAGCGGCGTGGGAAAGACCGAGACGGCGGTGACGCTCGCCGAAGTATTGTTCGGCGGCGAGCGCAATCTGATCACCGTCAACATGTCGGAGTTCCAGGAGCCGCACACGGTGTCGTCGCTCAAGGGCGCGCCGCCGGGCTATGTCGGGTACGGCACGGGCGGCGTGTTGACCGAGGCCGTTCGGCGCCGGCCCTACAGCGTCGTGCTGCTGGACGAAGTCGAGAAGGCGCATCCGGACGTTCTCGAGCTCTTTTATCAGGTCTTTGATAAAGGAATCATGGAGGACGGCGAAGGCGTCGCGGTGGACTTCAAGAACACCATCATTCTTCTCACGTCGAATGTCGGCGCCGACTCGATCATTCGCGCCTGCCACAGCTCCGTGGCTCGGCCGACGGCCGAGAGTCTCGCGGCGCTCATTCGCCCGGAGCTCATCGCGCGCTTCAAGCCCGCCCTGCTCGGTCGCATGGTCATCGTTCCCTACCTGCCGCTGCGCGACGCCGAGATTCGGGAGATCGTGAAGATCAAGCTGTCGAAGATCGAACGCCGCGTGCGCGAGCAGCACGGCGCGGCCTTCACGTTCACGCCGCAAGTGGTGGAGCTGATCACGCAGCGCTGCACCGAGGTCGATACCGGCGCGCGCAACGTCGACCACATCGTCACGCACACCATGCTGCCGGAATTGTCGGCACGCATGCTCGATCTCGTGGCGCGCGGCGACCGACTCGGCGCGGCGCACCTGGCCGTCGACGCGTCGAGCGCGTTCGTGTACGACCTGATGTCGGCGGACGGACTCGATACCGGTGAACCGCGCATGCCGCCGCTGCTCCCGTCGCCCCCGCCGCACCGTCCCACCGCCATCGAGCCCAGATGA